One genomic segment of Methanothermococcus okinawensis IH1 includes these proteins:
- a CDS encoding P-loop domain-containing protein, with the protein MGTSLIDEIIKNVKSPYLNRKILTKVNKNKVFYTSQQADKNIKVVLPFIFKRDDLIDLNKRGLEGSTARIIECIKEEMKKKKFLELSGNLGKRYAALYEPITVINSDLNIGCDLWRADSYNFIDNGNNNISNSNNNTAEIHLLLRMIFKDKAPKIMSKRIDELSYELNDFIQKIPYKLLEKENINTINQKDLRDKLKDLGIVSFIGDNSKPARSYTKVRRHYRIAGPKNGINVPFKTPEELNPIEVELYDGNIITGLGIKEKEIFIITGRNAQGKTTLIEAIDSGQDDHLIGDGREYIITTKNLSKATTGSMQMYGNDISLFFEKLPKGIAGTPKDVHGTASGSMTMAYQIQKALSTGVDLILIDEDNSAVNLLVSGLLSNWFEGVKPLSEIIMNEREKLTSAFIIITSSLDLLTASGDRGIYLEEHEAKYLDMDKFRKELSNYYLKLSNKVYNKK; encoded by the coding sequence ATGGGAACTTCATTGATTGATGAGATTATAAAAAATGTGAAATCTCCATATCTAAATCGTAAAATTTTAACAAAAGTCAATAAAAATAAGGTTTTTTATACATCCCAGCAGGCTGATAAAAATATAAAGGTGGTATTGCCGTTTATCTTTAAAAGGGACGATTTAATAGATTTAAACAAAAGAGGATTGGAGGGAAGCACGGCAAGGATTATTGAATGCATTAAAGAGGAAATGAAAAAGAAAAAATTTTTAGAGTTGTCAGGAAATCTTGGAAAACGATATGCTGCATTGTATGAACCTATAACAGTAATAAATAGTGATTTAAATATAGGTTGCGATTTATGGAGGGCGGATAGCTATAATTTTATTGATAATGGTAATAATAATATTAGTAATAGTAATAACAATACTGCTGAAATTCATTTACTTTTAAGGATGATATTTAAAGACAAAGCTCCGAAAATAATGTCGAAAAGAATTGATGAACTATCTTATGAATTAAATGATTTTATCCAAAAAATACCCTATAAACTTCTTGAAAAAGAAAATATAAATACAATAAATCAAAAGGATTTAAGGGATAAATTAAAGGATTTAGGTATTGTATCATTTATAGGTGATAATTCAAAACCTGCGAGAAGTTATACAAAGGTGAGAAGACATTATAGAATTGCAGGACCAAAAAACGGCATAAATGTTCCATTTAAAACTCCTGAGGAATTGAATCCAATAGAGGTAGAGCTCTACGATGGTAATATTATTACAGGGCTTGGTATTAAAGAAAAGGAAATATTTATTATTACTGGAAGAAACGCTCAGGGAAAAACGACATTAATTGAGGCTATTGACAGCGGACAAGATGACCATTTAATAGGAGATGGGCGGGAATATATCATCACTACAAAAAACTTATCAAAGGCAACCACTGGAAGTATGCAAATGTATGGAAATGACATTAGCCTGTTTTTTGAAAAACTGCCAAAGGGAATAGCTGGCACCCCAAAGGATGTTCATGGAACAGCATCAGGCTCTATGACTATGGCATACCAAATTCAGAAAGCATTATCCACAGGTGTAGATTTAATATTAATCGATGAAGATAATTCTGCTGTAAATTTGCTTGTAAGCGGGTTATTATCCAATTGGTTTGAAGGAGTTAAACCACTTTCTGAAATTATAATGAACGAAAGGGAGAAATTAACAAGCGCTTTTATAATTATTACAAGTAGTTTAGATTTATTAACGGCATCTGGTGATAGAGGCATATATTTAGAAGAGCATGAGGCAAAATATTTAGACATGGATAAATTTAGGAAAGAACTAAGCAATTACTACTTAAAATTGAGTAATAAAGTTTATAATAAAAAATAA
- the sepS gene encoding O-phosphoserine--tRNA ligase translates to MFNTDDILKMANKDFEKAWRETKELIPNKHIDRKHPRIKPEFGKSHPVIDTIERLRQAYLRMGFEEYINPVIVDKKEIYKQFGPEAMAVLDRCFYLAGLPRPDVGLSDEKLKKIEKLGIKIDNEEKKENLRRILHQYKKGTLDGDDLVFEIGNALNTSNEMGLKILEEVFPEFKELIPEPSTLTLRSHMTSGWFITVSELIHKKPLPFKLFSIDRCFRREQKEDKSHLMTYHSASCVIAGEDVSIDDGKVVAEGLLSQFGFTKFQFRPDEKKSKYYTPETQTEVYAYHPKLKEWLEVATFGVYSPIALSKYGINVPVMNLGLGVERLAMITYNYDDVRKMVYPQFYEYILSDRDIASMINVDKVPITDELYNLTYNLIDICIKNRDKKSPCEIKVEKKIRFYNAEKTIKITVFEREDNKKLLGPSILNEIYVYDGNILGVPASFEGVKEEYLELLKNAKENGISTGIRYIDALCFKITSKIEEALISNTKELKIRAPIVRSLSDVNLKIDELALKQVMGNNKVIDIRGPVFLNVKCEID, encoded by the coding sequence ATGTTCAATACAGACGATATTTTAAAGATGGCTAATAAAGATTTTGAAAAGGCATGGCGGGAAACAAAGGAGCTCATACCAAACAAACATATCGATAGAAAGCACCCCAGAATAAAACCTGAATTTGGGAAATCTCATCCTGTAATTGATACGATAGAAAGATTAAGACAGGCATATTTGAGAATGGGATTTGAAGAATATATAAACCCTGTAATAGTGGATAAAAAGGAAATATATAAGCAATTTGGACCTGAGGCTATGGCTGTGCTTGATAGGTGTTTTTATTTAGCGGGACTTCCAAGACCTGATGTTGGATTGAGTGATGAGAAACTAAAAAAAATAGAAAAACTTGGAATAAAAATAGACAATGAAGAGAAAAAGGAAAATTTAAGAAGAATACTTCACCAATATAAAAAAGGAACCCTTGATGGTGACGATTTAGTATTTGAAATAGGAAATGCATTAAATACATCCAATGAAATGGGATTAAAAATATTGGAAGAGGTATTTCCTGAATTCAAGGAGCTCATCCCAGAACCATCAACCCTTACTCTAAGAAGCCACATGACATCTGGATGGTTTATTACAGTATCGGAGCTCATACATAAAAAACCATTACCATTTAAATTATTCTCAATAGATAGATGTTTTAGAAGGGAGCAGAAAGAGGATAAAAGCCATCTTATGACATATCACTCCGCATCGTGTGTAATAGCAGGTGAGGATGTTTCCATCGATGATGGGAAGGTTGTTGCAGAGGGACTTTTATCGCAGTTTGGATTTACAAAATTTCAATTTAGACCAGATGAGAAAAAAAGTAAATATTATACGCCAGAAACTCAAACTGAGGTTTATGCCTATCATCCAAAATTAAAGGAATGGTTGGAGGTTGCAACATTTGGGGTATATTCTCCTATTGCATTAAGTAAATATGGTATAAATGTGCCAGTTATGAATTTGGGGCTTGGTGTTGAAAGGCTCGCCATGATAACTTACAATTATGACGATGTAAGAAAAATGGTTTATCCACAGTTCTATGAATATATATTAAGCGATAGGGATATTGCATCCATGATTAATGTTGATAAAGTTCCTATAACCGACGAATTGTATAATTTAACATATAATTTAATAGATATTTGTATAAAAAACAGGGACAAAAAATCCCCATGTGAAATCAAAGTAGAAAAGAAAATAAGATTTTACAATGCAGAAAAAACCATAAAAATAACAGTATTTGAAAGGGAAGATAATAAAAAATTACTTGGACCTTCAATATTAAACGAAATCTATGTATATGATGGAAATATTCTTGGAGTTCCAGCATCTTTTGAAGGCGTTAAAGAGGAATATTTGGAACTTCTTAAAAATGCAAAGGAAAATGGTATTTCAACAGGTATAAGATATATTGACGCACTATGCTTTAAAATAACATCAAAAATAGAAGAGGCTCTTATCTCAAATACCAAAGAGTTAAAAATCAGAGCTCCGATTGTAAGAAGTTTAAGCGATGTAAATTTAAAAATAGATGAGTTGGCTTTAAAGCAGGTAATGGGAAACAATAAGGTCATAGATATACGAGGTCCCGTATTTTTAAATGTTAAATGTGAAATTGATTAA